Proteins from a genomic interval of Candidatus Palauibacter polyketidifaciens:
- a CDS encoding PLP-dependent transferase encodes MRIETLAVKTGMDPDGTSRAIAPPITLSTTFERGEDGSYPGGFDYSRSGNPNRALLEAALAALEGGPEAVAFPSGMAATFAVIFSLSPGEHVVAADDAYYGTGVLLRDSFAERGIEASFVDMTDLDAVRSAMRPHTRLVWMETPSNPLIRISDIEAIAGIAREGGAISCCDNTWATPLLQRPLDLGMDLVMHSTTKYFGGHSDVTGGAVIVRESGGTLEALRKIQKDGGLVPSPFDAWLTRRGLESLAARMAMHCSNAMELARFLDAHPRVARVYYPGLRDNPGHALAARQMSDFGGMLSFDVAGGREEAFAVAANVKVIARATSLGGTHSLIEHRASVEGAATRAPENLLRMSVGLEHVEDLKEDLDRALAATS; translated from the coding sequence ATGCGAATCGAAACGCTGGCGGTGAAGACGGGCATGGACCCGGACGGGACGAGCCGGGCGATCGCGCCCCCGATCACGCTCTCGACCACCTTCGAGCGCGGGGAGGACGGGTCGTACCCCGGGGGGTTCGACTACTCCCGCAGCGGGAATCCGAACCGGGCCCTGCTGGAGGCGGCGTTGGCCGCGCTGGAAGGCGGGCCGGAAGCCGTCGCGTTCCCCTCGGGGATGGCGGCGACGTTCGCCGTCATCTTCTCGCTCTCGCCCGGGGAACACGTCGTCGCGGCGGACGATGCGTACTACGGGACCGGCGTTCTCCTCCGGGATTCGTTCGCGGAGCGCGGAATCGAGGCGAGCTTCGTCGACATGACCGACCTCGATGCCGTCCGCTCGGCCATGCGGCCGCACACCCGTCTCGTGTGGATGGAGACGCCGTCGAACCCGCTCATCCGCATCTCCGACATCGAGGCGATCGCCGGAATCGCGCGGGAGGGCGGGGCGATCTCGTGCTGCGACAACACGTGGGCGACGCCGCTCCTGCAGCGGCCGCTCGATCTCGGCATGGATCTCGTAATGCACTCCACGACCAAGTACTTCGGCGGCCACAGCGACGTGACCGGGGGCGCGGTGATCGTGCGCGAGTCGGGCGGGACGCTTGAAGCGCTGCGGAAGATCCAGAAGGACGGTGGCCTCGTGCCCTCGCCCTTCGACGCCTGGCTCACGCGACGCGGACTCGAATCCCTCGCCGCGCGCATGGCCATGCACTGCTCCAACGCCATGGAGCTTGCCCGCTTCCTCGACGCTCATCCGCGCGTCGCGCGCGTCTACTATCCGGGTCTTCGGGACAACCCCGGGCATGCGCTCGCCGCGCGTCAGATGTCGGACTTCGGGGGGATGTTATCGTTCGATGTTGCGGGCGGGCGGGAGGAAGCCTTCGCGGTCGCGGCCAACGTGAAGGTGATTGCCCGGGCCACGAGCCTCGGGGGGACCCACTCCCTCATCGAGCACCGGGCGTCCGTCGAAGGGGCGGCGACCCGTGCGCCGGAGAACCTGCTCCGGATGTCCGTCGGCCTCGAGCACGTCGAGGACCTCAAAGAGGACCTGGACCGGGCCCTCGCCGCCACCTCCTGA
- a CDS encoding helix-hairpin-helix domain-containing protein, whose product MNPAATDTLDLQTIPGVGPSIARDLTELGIGRVRDLEGRDPNELYDRLSEQRGVSMDPCVLYVFRCAVYFAETHAGEAGRPDRELPSAERELLKWWNWKGRVHANERPGAPA is encoded by the coding sequence ATGAATCCCGCCGCAACCGACACGCTGGACCTGCAGACCATCCCGGGCGTGGGGCCGAGCATCGCGCGCGACCTGACGGAACTGGGCATCGGCCGGGTGCGGGATCTCGAAGGACGCGACCCCAACGAACTCTATGACCGCCTCTCCGAGCAGCGCGGCGTGAGCATGGATCCATGCGTGCTGTACGTCTTCCGCTGCGCCGTCTACTTCGCGGAGACCCACGCCGGGGAGGCCGGAAGGCCCGACCGCGAACTGCCGAGCGCCGAGCGCGAACTGCTCAAGTGGTGGAACTGGAAGGGCCGCGTCCACGCCAACGAGCGCCCCGGCGCGCCCGCCTGA